The genomic interval AAGGTCAGTTTCAAAATCACTGTCAGCACTTCATATCAACAAACAGAGGATCCTTACTGTCACTTTAACTGATGTTATGGTCAGGTACCCCAGCAAAAAAGGGTAATTTTGTCAATTATCAAATTTCAGATTTAactaacatgatttttaaaaagtctgatTGTGATTTTAGTTGACAATTTTTTTATGTTGGCTTATTTTCCATCTACTCTAAATCTTTCCTAGCTATTCaaaattatgtatgtatgtatgtaagtgtgagtgggtgtgtgtgtgtgtgtgtatgtatgtatatatatatatatatatatatatatatatatatatatatatatatatatatatatgtatatatatatatatatatatatatatgtatatatatatatatatatatatatatatatatatatatatatatatatatgtatatatatatatatacacagagagagagagagggggggggggttatattTAGAATTTTATCCCAATTCAAGGCACATGACCTAATTTTGTTGCATTAAGCTTATTTGTGGAAAATGTAATCCCTGTAGAGACAACATAATAATTGGTGGTGAAATATAAACTTTTTCCAGGGATTCTGTTGGTTACTGACATTATGCTTAGTTTTCCATGTCTTTTTCCATAGCCTTCAATGGAGATATATCTTCATAATTGCACACACTGGTTTTTCATTCTTAAAGTTATTTTGACATAAGCTGATTAGTGTGTGGTGCCAGGTCTTAAGTAGCATTCTAGAccacattgcaaaaaaaaaaaaaaaaaagtaccccacataaattcagtttaattaaatTCACTTGAGATAGTGTGTTGTTCTGATGCCATGTCATCAATATACTGGTGCAGCTGTGTTGTTTCATATGTACAGTACAGACAGAGCGAATGAAAAACTATCAACTCATTTCAGAAGTCACAGACAACTCGAGATACAGTTCATCAGTACGACGGAACCATTCTGAGGTTTGTGTGAATATCTTTTCATTACTGCCCTTGATGAACCAGGACTTCAAGTTGTAATGACCTTGCTTTTTCTTGCTTACTTAGGACAGAGTGGAAACATTTATCTTGAATGTTTTGAGAGCGGGAGCCATTATATTCATCCCTGGTTTAATCTTGGCACTCATATGGAGTAAGTTTAAGTGTATatgaaagtatatatatatgaagtctATGAAAATATAAGTCAGAAATTTTAGGTATAGTTCAAGGATATGGACAACTATGGGCAATCTTTgagtaacactttattttaaggGTATATGGTgcctttataacacacacataagcaTTGCATAAATCTTTCAATAAAGCAATGCTGGAGAATTACTCCAAGGTATATTTCAATACTAATGAGGTAAGACTTTGTCTTATAAGTCACATAAAACCCTTATTATTAGTTCATGAAAAAgttgtagagtgtgtgtgtgtgtgtgtatatatatatatatatatatatatatatatatatatatatatatatatatatatatatatatatatatatatatatatatatatatatatatatatgtatgtatgtatgtatgtatatatacacacacacacactacctacactatacatacacactaccagtcaaGAGTTTgaagacacttgactgaaatgtttctcatggtcttaaaactttttgatctgaaggtgcaTGATTAATTGTTTGAAATCAgtatagacaaaaaatataattgtgccaacatgtTAATTTCTATCATTAGAACgctaacattttatatacatttatggaaattctaggcaaaatgAACTgaactttgaagatgctaaaatactaaactatttttgatttattttggattttctatcacaacataattcccatagtttcatttgtgttattccagagttttgatcactttattattattctacagtgtgaaaaataaaaataaagaacactatacacacacacacacacacacacacacacacacacacacacacacacacacacacacactacattgcAGTACATGATTAAAACTTTAGTTTGTTAGTTTGAGGGCATTCAAAAATTGCattcaaattatttattgaataaaGTGGGATAGGAAAAATGTTTCATAACAGTTTTGAATGCAAATTGACCACTAGCACCAGATGAGAAATCGGTTCCATGCTCTTATTAAAAggtaaatacagtaaatacaccGCCCAAATAAAAAGATGACAGGTGGACACTTTATGTAAAATTTCATACTACGTGATAAATGACATATTAGTAAAGACAAAtacagtttacatacacctaggctaaagaCTTTCAAATTGCACACATTATATGTTAGCATACATTCCCTGTGTTAATTAGGGCAtctactttatttccataagacagccttttccagcaaaacacccTCTACAACATGATACTGGCACCCTCATGCCACCCTCATGTCTTTCAGGCCAATGGTGGATGTACTTTGGTACCTGATGCCTCCAATTGCTTCAGCAATTCCTTTGTTGTTTTGAGGTTCATTTCAACCTTTCAGATTAATATTCATCCCTACTAGTTAAATTGTGCCTCCTTCTTGAAAAACGCAGTGGCTGAGAGGTCCCAAGAATTTTAGATTTGCATACatttgtttgtacagatgcttgtggtaccttcagttgtttggaaattgctcctaAAGAGGACCCAGACTTGTGGAGGTAGTTGACATAGTTGCTTGAATTTTTCCATGGTATATAAAGGTAGGCCCTTTTACACCCATGGGTGTGATGTATGGGTCAACAAGGttaacttttaaaagttgattttattattcagaacaGCTGCTTTTCCACTCTGTAATACTTGAGTATTAAATTGAGTATTATTCAATGCTTCATCTGCAAAATCAAGAGAGTTATGTTTGTCAGGTTCCTGAGGTTCAACTGTGTGGAAATTTCCACATTTCCTTCTGCTGCATGGTAGTTTAATTTAGCTCTCAGACACTGTCTCTCTGGAAGAGTGGAAGTGAAAAAAGATGACTCATGAGGCACTTTGCTCACTATGCACTAACGTCTTTCTGCCCTTAGAACTGTGGCGCACCAGAAAAAGTGAAGACAGCAGTGAAATGGAAAATACCCCCAGACGCAACCACAGCAGCAGCATCTCCCCTCCCCATAATTAGACATGATGTGTTTCAGTGAAATATCCACCATTATAGCAAACATGGTATCtttaattttcactttttttctcaGTGTCTAACATCTTATTATCAagaactatatatttttttctttcactctgtGAGAGACTTTAAATGTGTGAcaggtttaaacatttcatcttAATCCAAACTTTAAAACTTAATCTGTTTCCAATTAAACCGTCacttcagttttgttttgctatAACTCTATGTAGaccagggcgcacggtggcttagtggttagcatgttcatctcacacctccagggttgggggttcgattcccactgtggccctctgtgtacggagtttgcatgttctccccgtgctgcgggggtttcctccatttactccggtttcctcccccagtccaaattcatgcatggtaggctgattggcatgtccaaagtgtccatagtgtatgaatgggtgcgtgaatttgtatgtgattgtgtgccctgtgatggattggcaccctgtccagggtgtaccctgccttgtgcccaatgctccctgggcacaaggcagggtacataaaatgtcacttttttcacctgggataagctccaggtttccctgtgaccctgaaaaggattaagtggtatagaagatggatggatggatgtgtagaCCTTCCTCTGTCTGAAATATGCACTATATCTTCTTTTGGGGgggttgaatgttttttttttgcgtgtttttttttttttttttttttacacgtttcTCTTGGGTGGATGGTGTGCTACAGTCTTGCACTAGGTTTCAGCAACCAGCTTTATCTTATCAGTGCCTTAATGGTCTTTTCACTTCTCTCCCATGTGCTTTTAAAATGGCACCCTTAAGGTTCATGTATTTCAATTCCCACCTGCTTCCACTGTATGTactagaaaaaatatataaaatggaaatactacCACAGGGGTCTCAAATCTGTTTCTTATTTCATGTACACTTAAGTAACGCACATGTGAAAAAAGGCTTTGCCAAACAGTGGTAACGCAGGGGTTAAAATGTTAGACTACCAAtgagaaggttgtgagttcaacaCCTAACACCACCAATCTGCCACTGCTGGACCTATGAGGaaggcccttaaacctcaaaaaattagataaatgtaagttgctctagATAAGGGTGGCTGCCAAATgctgtgaaaggaaaaaaagactaAATGTATCACATAAAAGAAAACACTAGCCTTAATATACCAACAAAAAGCATTCACctctttatatatacacataagttCTTTAGATAAAGAGGTTCCTAAAGAGGTTCTACTCTGAATACTTGATGCATGAGAAACTTCTATTCTACATAAAAGTTCTATGTGGAATATTTATGGGGTCCCCTAGAGTAACAAGCCAAAGAACCCGTAAGGATTCTAGATTTAAAGAGTGTAGACTTCATTCTTAAGGACATCACACATAAATTGCTCCTCTATATCTATAAATGATAACAAATTtctaaatcaatcaataaatactGAGTTCATTCATGCATATgtgaatgaacaaattaatgAATGATGGCTGTAGTCgaattactgtctgtgtggatgttctccccatgtccatgtgggtttcctctaggttccctggtttcctcccacctcccaaaaacatcctGGAAGGTGGACTGGCTAATCTATATTGCCCCtatgtatgaatgagtgtgtgaatgtgtgtgtgaatagtgCCCTGCAATAGACTGGCAGCCCCTCCAGGGTGTATTGTAGCCTCGCATCCAATGTTCTCTGGATAGACTTCAGATCTATTGCGatcttgaccaggataaagtgcttactgaagatgaatgacatGAATAGATCGAATGATGGATCGATTAAAAAACATGTTGGTTAGTCTATGAAATTTTCAAAATTAGCCCAATACTGGCACCTAGTGTAGCATCACATATTACAATTATGAGGAGGAGGATCATGAATCTTACATTTTGCTATTCTAAAATTTTTAAAGTTTCTATTTTGTGTTcttagaaaagttttttttttaatgataatgtaaGTTTCAGGAATACTCAACTTATGCAATCATAATTTATTAGTAACAACAGTGCTGCTTGTTTATCTTATCAAAAATGACAGACAGAAGGACACATGATTTCCTATTACATCACAGAGGAAGTCACATGCAGTTCATTTATATGTGAAACCCTCAAAAGAAAAAGGAACAAGGTAAAGAATTGTGTTAGTCAGAGCGAAACTTTCACCATGAGTTGGGTATACAATTGGATCTCCTCAATCTGGCTCCTTCTCTGTCTCACAGGTAAGCAAAATGACCAAAAAGGTAATAAAGTATTCATGGCTATATACAGCCTAGCAATAGTGTTCAAAATGTTCAACTTGTGTTATTAAGTTAAATGCAGTAACTGACTCATTTGAACTATGTTTGGTTCATATTCatactatatttttaaaaatcagttagTCAAGAATGTTAATTTCTATGTATGTTTAAGCAACATGTGTCTGATGTAGTGCAGCCCTATTGCTCATAAAAAAGGCTTCTCAAACGTTTTCACAGCCAGTTACCCCTTTAGATGTAAAATTGTGTGCTGGATATTATTGGAACTTTTTATTTCTGAGCTTTCCACACACAGGTCCaaattgacattatttatagattGCCTGATTTTGGTTGATAAATAGTTAAACCCATTTATTGGATGggttggattaaacccatttaaCTTAAGACAAACACCCTAACAACAATTTTGATGAAGGTGGGTTATGATTTCCACTACAGtaacaacatttaaaaatcatggaCTCCTGGAGGTCCctagtttgagaaccactggtatACAATATCTAACTTAACATTCTTCTCTGCAATCCTCTTTAGTCTGTCCATGCAGGACCATTACTGTTAATGGCATCAGTGGTCAGAACGTCACTCTGCCCTGCAAGTATAACTTGAGTTATCATGGGAAATGTGAGATATGTTGGACGAGGGGAGAAATTCCATTAACAGGGTGTGGTAATGAAATCATTGCCACCGATGGAGATAAAGTGGTGAGGCAAGTGTTACGCAGATATCAGCTAGATGGAGAATTACAGAAAGGAGATGCATCTTTGACAATCCATAACACTACACAGAAAGACTCTGGAAGATATGGCTGCCGTGTGCATATACCTGGATTGTTcaatgatgaaaaaaatgtaGTCGACTTAGTCATTATGAAAGGTACGTATCCACTACAACAACCACAATTCCAATACACATATCTGCTTCATTTGGAAATGATTGTACACTGCTATTATTAGTTATAttagatatatatacagtgtgtgtgtgtgtatatatatatatatatatatatatatatatatatatatatatatatatatatatatatatatattatacatttatattagtAAGAGAAGTGTAACTTTGAGTTAGTGTCTTTTGTAACAGTATTCTATTTGTTCAGCAACATTAGCATCATGTGTTCCTGGAGTGCCCGGAATACTACTTCCTCATGTAAACTAACAATAACACAATTATGTAACACTTCTATGTTATTTTATTGGAATGATTAATGACACCATGACATAACTTATCATCATGCTCACTACAGATTAAATCGTCTGCAGAAAATCTACTTAATTCGgacatgtataaaaatgtaaaaatgatttcCCTGTTGTAGTAAGAGctcaaaaataaacattgttaCTGCTCAATGGCCTTGCACAACAAACATACAACAGGGTAGATATAATTAGTCTAAGATTGAGTTTTTCCAGAAATCTGTAATGCCAGGCTcatgaaaacaacacaaaatgcaATGATACTGGGTGACATGTTATTGTATAAGTcttagggtgttttcacattCGGCTCGTCTCGACCAATTTAAGTGGATTCAGTGCTTTTCTTTCTCAATATGGACCATATGTTAGACCCCCAAAAAGCCAGCTCATTTCTCAAAATAATTACTAATCTTTTGACCCCAAGTTTTCTCCTACATTGCTTGTGTGATTTTACAGCTTAGCTGAGCTCCAATATTTAAAACATGGTGGGACGAGGAGTTTTGTGGTCGGAGGAGGAGACAATGGCTCTCTTTAATATTTGGAGTGAGGATTATATAGGATATAACGAACCAGTTAGTTACAACTCATAAAAACAGTAAAGTGTTTTTACAGTTCTATGAAGAAATGATAGTAAAGGGGTTCAACAGGACCACAATAGAATGCTGATACaagaaaatgagacaaaatacaTGCAAGTGTGAGACCAATTGAGACAGTCAGAACAGTGACTTACCCACAAAACTAAGCAATTGTTGATCTCAGTCCAAAAGGAGAAACTGTGAATGGGAAATGGACTGATGCCTCATAAGATGGTGAAGAGATCCAGCAAGTGAGCTGAGTGCACTTTCAAGGGGACAATATGAATGCAAAGAGAAGTCAACTttctgtttgcttgttttttttaattattattatttaattaattaattttttagtCCCAGTTGGAATGCTCTAAAAGGCCCAGAAGTTAACAGTGCCAGACCACCTCTAAAGATAGTGGTTGATTTTGTGGTCCACTTTGATGTACGGTATGTGAAAACAAAGTCTTACCAGTCCACTTCACATTTGCTTTACGGTTAAAGAACTTGACGCTTACTGTCCTTATGTATCTGCAGTTTTATGTCACATCgcagaaagaaaacaagtaaaaaataaaaataaaaaactctgTTGGCTGCCAATGTGGTCATTTAGTCACTCAATAAATCAGTGTTGGGTAGCAAAATGACAGATAGGCTAAGAGAGGCATAGTATCAGTACCAGCTTCGCCATTGAGGTTAGCAGCAGatctaaaaattaaaaataaaaaaagtataataaaataataataataataataataataataataatgtgaattaTATTACTATTGTCATATATTGTATGTAGTATATACAGcacatgtattttgtttttgtcaacCACTTACATCAAGGTCACAAATAGTCCTATGGCTTGAAGCATGAGTTGTGTTTGATGGTTCTGCAACCAAGTTCCCTCCcctcattcatttcttttctccaGAGCCTTTTGATAAATCTGTTTGTGACTCATTTTGAATGCCGTTATTCATAATTCAGGGTTACACAGCTGGATTCTGAGTGCTAAAGAAGTTATGGTGTGTGGTGTGAACAAGTGGTTTGACAGCACATCAATGGAAAACGGTCTAGAAAAGGAACTGAGTCCTATTTTGAGTCTCCTTTTATTGTGAATGCCAAAAGCACAGAGGTCATTTGCAGATGGGATTTTTGGCTCCACTTTAACAGTatagttcatttaaaatgagtttgaagatgtaaattattattattatcatttgtcTCTAATACCTGTGTAGTtgaatataaactataatatttCCACTGAACATGGACGCAGTTTGACAAACtagttacagtttttttttccagtttcatttttatttaacatttctgctgaacatttctgctgaactaaacatttctgctgaactaaacatttctgctgaacatttctgctgaagatttctgctggacatttctgctgaactaaacatttctgctgaactacacatttctgctgaacatttctgctgaacatttctgctgaacatatctgttgaacatttctgctgaactaaacatttctgctgaacatatctgttgaacatttctgctgaactaaacatttctgctggacatttctgctgaacatttctgctgaacatttctgctggacatttctactgaactaaacatttctgctgaacatttctgttgaacatttctgccgGACATTTCTGctcaactaaacatttctgctgaactacacatttctgctgaacatttctgctgaacatttctgctgaattaaacatttctgctgaacatttctgctgaacatttctgctggacatttctgctgaacatttctgctaaacatttctgctgaacatttctgttgatcCTTTTGATAAATCTGTTTGTGACTCATTTTGAATGCCGTTATTCATAATTCAGTATTACACAGCTGGATTCTGAGTGCTAAAGAAGTTATGATGTGTGGTGTGAACAAGTGGTTTGACAGCTCATCAATGGAAAACGGTCTAGAAAAGGAACTGAGTCCTGTTTTGAGTCTCCTTTTATTGTGAATGCCAAAAGCACAGAGGTCATTTGCAGATGGGATTTTTGGCTCCACTTTAACAGTatagttcatttaaaatgagtttgaagatgtaaattattattattatcatttgtcTCTAATACCTGTGTAGTtgaatataaactataatatttCCACTGAACATGGATGCAGTTTTACAAACTAGTTACAGTTTATCAGCTTTGTTTTGGCTTTGTGAGTATGAGGCAAACTGCTGAATCTTTTAAAAGGATGTTCTCTCTCATGTGTAAGAAGATGAGTGTAGTTAAATTTGTATAAGCTACTGGTTTtccaatattaatttctttttaattacacTAATCGCACAAGTAGATGTTGACCTGCTATGGCATTACTGCCTGTCGCACCTCCTCCGGTGCCCATGCCTTGCCAACATGCCTCCTGGAAGGTTTCTTGGTAGTGAAGCAGTGGTAGGGACATCTCCCTGCCACCCCCTGCAACTAGACCTCGGGTTAGGTGCCACTACCCCAACATTTCTCCTTTCTCCTCACCCAGAGCCAAAAGCTGCTCTTCTCAGCCTCTTCAGCCAGATCTTTCAGGGCCTTCTGCTGGTTTGCTACAGTTACTCCGGTATCCCTCAGGAGGCGGGCAGTTCCAACAAAGCGAGAGCATCCTACTTCTACTGGGAAGATGTTGGTTCTCCAGCAAGCCTCCTTACACTCAGCAACAAGAGTACTTCAGCCTCTTCCTCTCAAAGGCAGCTTCTATTCTCTTTTCTCATGGGACAGTTAGCTCGATGAGGAGCACTGTCTTGGTGCTGCTGGACCACATCACTATATCAGGGTGGACTCACTAGAGAACTGGAGCTTCCTGCCAAGATCGACTCTCATTCTCCAGTCCTGGATGAAAGGAACTAATCTTGATGGAACTCTTGGTGTACTGTTTGTGTTACCCCCACCTTCTCTGATGAATTGGATGTGCTGACACCCTGGTGGAGGATGACCTCTACTTATGACCTGTCGACACCCCTCCAGCACCTCAGCCAGTGTGCTCAGGACATTATCGTGTTGCCACCTGTAGCGTCCTTGGAAAAGCGCAATCTTACAGCCTGAGAAGATGTACTGGAGACTTGCGTTTGTACTGCTGCAGAGGGGTCAGCATTCTTCCTGGCCAAATCACAGGTGCAGGTTCAGTGGGCAGGGGACAGTGTTGTATGTTGTCCTGATAAGAAAACTAAGCCTTGCCTGTGGGATTTTCCCCAGCTCCACCATGCTGATGTTTCTGCCAACAACACAAGTTGTTCCCACGTTGTCCAGACTTCCTGTCGTCCCTGTGCTACAGCCTTGATCTTATAACACCCGTAATCCATCCTTGTCACCTCAGACACCACCAgttctttcctctctttcctgCTAGACCCCCAGAGCTTATCCCCACTCAAGGTTGTCTTTCCTGTCTGGACCCTGATGATgagctctttgtgctgcagccTGATCGACTTCAGTATGGGCTTTCCAATTGTGGCCAGTGTGGACCTGGACGTTTATACTCCTCACTGCCTGGTCAGTGGACTCCCTCAGCTCCAACACTAGCCTGGTCTTCTCTTGCTTGTAATCCATGCTGATGGATTGCAGTGGCAGCTGTAAGATGTTCTTGCCAAAGAGACCAGTTTTTCATTTtgattatgtttatatttacaaactAACTACACaagaactgtttatttattttacagtgtaatTTTATGTAGAATTTACATTTTAGTTGTGACAGTTAAGTAACAAATTATAAAATGGTATTAatccatttatacatttgatttTATTGGGTTATCATTGTACAGCACAAATACTATACAGGTgtataagtaagtaagtaaaagttATAAAGTCAAGATACTTGTGTACTTACACAAGCCAAAAATGGTTTCAAGGcatatgtttatttaca from Ictalurus furcatus strain D&B chromosome 18, Billie_1.0, whole genome shotgun sequence carries:
- the havcr1 gene encoding hepatitis A virus cellular receptor 1, whose translation is MISYYITEEVTCSSFICETLKRKRNKVKNCVSQSETFTMSWVYNWISSIWLLLCLTVCPCRTITVNGISGQNVTLPCKYNLSYHGKCEICWTRGEIPLTGCGNEIIATDGDKVVRQVLRRYQLDGELQKGDASLTIHNTTQKDSGRYGCRVHIPGLFNDEKNVVDLVIMKGPSPTSEVNSLLPSIPELVTKDPWYTEPTQVVANSTRHYPNSLTPDINKMGKEPTDDLIPVIAVSVLLIFLVFSVAFYLIWKKKRRTRESLEIDQNQNTSAIYNNSEVSLGLNSRSLAVENIYQLDTENEYEQWSR